Below is a genomic region from Corvus hawaiiensis isolate bCorHaw1 chromosome 24, bCorHaw1.pri.cur, whole genome shotgun sequence.
GCCCCCTTTATtgccccacccccaccccaggtACTCGCCCCCTCCGTGGCGTCCGGGAATCGAGGGGGATCCTGGAAATGGGGCACTGGGACTGGGGGGGGATCCTGGAAATGGGGCACTGGGACTggggggggacactgggaatgaaGCGCACTGGGACTGGTGTGGGGAcgctggggatgggggggacacCAAACACTGGTGGGGGGACACACGGAACGATGGGGGGACACGAGGGATGGATGGGGGGGTACATTAGTGATGGGGGGACCAcactgggggcaggggggacaaGGGAAATAGGTTTGGGAACACACTGGGAATGGGTTGGGGGGACATATGGGGGTCACCACTCTTCCCTCTTCTCACGGATCTGGGGACACAGTCCTGACCCCTGCCCCTTTGCCCAGAACCCTCCGGGGCCCCTTCCTGAGTCCGGGACTTTGCTCCTTGCCCCTTGGTGACGTGACCAGAGGAAAATTCCATcctgggaaggggagagagaggagccGGGAGAGCCTGACCCCGGGAGAGCCTGATCTGGGAGAGCCTGATCCCGGGAAGAGCTTGTCTGGCATCATCTGGTCCCAGGACCACCTCATCCCAGAAGAACCTGGTCCTGGGGAGCACCTGATCCTGGAAAATTCCAGCTGGCAGAGGTGAGAGAATCCTGGAGCACCTGAGCCCAGAGAGCCTGATCCCCAGAGAAGCTCATCCTGGGAACACCTGATTTTGCCATCATCTTGTCCCAGAAGCCCCAGAAGAACGTGATTCTGGAATCACCTTATCCCAGGAGAATTTCATCCTGGGAGCAACCTTATCCCAGGAAATCCTTATCCCACAGTCACCTCGTTCTGGGAGCACCTTACCCCAGGAGAACCTTGCCCCGGGATCACTTCATCCCAGGATTATCTCCTTCTTCCAGGAGAATCTCATCCTGGGATCCCCCATCCCATCACCCTCTGCCAGTCCCAGGCCTAGGGTCCTTCCCAGCGCATTTCAGGGTCTCCCCGTATTCCTCCTGCCATGGCTGAGCCCTCTGGGATTGGGGACAGCATCCCATTGGACGATCCCGGCCTGGACAACACAGCTGGGGAGGAATTCCTGCAGGAGGTGTTCCAGATCCTGCTGGAGGAGGGTGTGCGGAAGAGCACGGACGTGACACAGAAGGTTGGGACACCAGAGCACCGGGGAGGGCGGGGGTTCCcaatcccaccccaccccactcCCATTTCCAGtccaatcccattcccagtcccagccccatTCTCAGTCCCAGTCCCGTTCCTGTCCCCACATGTGTGTGACTGGAAGGAGCCCCCTCGGAGGGAGTGGggtccccagtccctccctgTTGCCTGTCCCAGTCCCAATCCCATTCTCGTTCCCAGTCATTCCCAGGTGTGTAACCGGAAGCAGACATGGAAATGGGTGGGGGTCACAATGCTGCTCctttcccagtcccagtcccagtcccaaTCCTGTTCCCAATACAAGTCCCACTTCCAGTCCTGTTCCAATAGTcagtcccattcccagttccagTGCTattcccagtcccattcccagtcccagtTCCAGTGCTattcccagtcccattcccagTCTTATACTTGGAACAGGATTGGGAGTGGGACTGTGATTGGGAGTGAGAATAAATCCCAGCTGCAGTCCCATTTTCATTTCCAGTCTCATTCCCAGTCTTGTTTCCATTTCCAGTCCCATTTTCAATCCCACTTCCAGCCCCATTcttattcccatttcccattctgTTGGCAGTCCCAGTTCCATTCCCATTCTGGTTCCCAGTTCCAGTCCCAGTCCAATTCCCAATCTTGtttccattcccagtcccattctcaaccccattcccattcccactgcgGTTTCCAGTCCcgttcccagtccctcccagtcattcccagagcattcccaggTGTGTGACTGGAAGGAGCCGCtggagctgcgggagctgctggaTCTGGAGCTGCGGAGCGACGGGGAGGGGCGGGAGCGGCTCCTGCAGCGCTGCCGGGACGTGCTGCGCCTCAGCGTCCGCACCGGTGCGCTCCCAGTACTCACCAGCGCCCGCCCTACACGGGAGGGAGTACAGCCCCGGGGCAGGCCCAGCGCCTCCCAGTTTAGCCCTGCACAAGCTCCCAGTTTGGCACGGCACCTCCCACTTCAGCCCCCGTGGTTCCCAGTGTGGCCCCTGGTGCCTCCCAGTGTCAAACACTGTGGCCCCTGCCACGTCCCCCTCCATGTCCCCCCCGAGATTCCTTTGTCTCCCTTGacacccctgtgtccccccatttcccccccacaTCCGCTCCCTGaccccccctgtccccccaacTCCCCCATGTTCCCCCATGTCCCTTCTGTTCCCTCCCTACCCACCCCCGATCCTCTCATGTCCCTCCATGTCCTCCCTGGCCCCCCAATGTTCCCATTTCCTCCCATCCCCCCATTCTGCCCTCCATGTCCACCCCATCTCCCCAAATCTCCTtatgaccccccccccccccatgtcccctctgAACCCCCCAGGTCCTTCCCTTACCTTCCCGTGTCCCACCTCCCATGTGCCATCCCCAAGCCTCTCATgttccccccattttcccctatTCCCTCCCATATCCCCTTGAGTCCCCCCCATGTCCTCCTCTGACCACCCCACGtccctcccgtgtccccccaggtCACCCCCGCTTCTTCAACCAGCTTTTCTCGGGGCTGGACCACCACGCCCTGGCAGGGCGGTTCCTCACCGAGACCCTCAACACAAGCCCGtgagcccccagcacccccaaatgggggcaggggggtggggggaccccccaaaaacctgctgtggctcctcctcccccccagaTCCACCTGCGAGGAGCCCCTGGTGCTGATGGagtgggaggtgctggggcaAGGATTTTGGGCTGCTGAGGTTTGGTGGgagggttttgggggtgttGAGGAGCCCAAAGGAGAGAGGACCCTCCAAAAACCTGCCCTGACTCCCCCAGTCCAGCCCCcagtgctggtgctgatggAGGACGGGGTGCTGGGTGCGAGGGTTTGGGGTTGCTGAGGCTCCAGGGGAAGGTTTTGGGATTCTGAGGTTTCAAGGGGAGGGGGACCCTCCGGCTCCCACTGAGCCCTTCCAGATACACGTACGAGGTGGCTCCCGTGCTGGTGCTGATGGAGGAGCAGGTCCTGGCCAAGCTTCGGGAGCTCGTGGGATGGAGCAGCGGTGATGGGATCTTCGCTCCCGGTATCCCGGCCCCTTCCTGGGGATTATCCCTGTCCACCCCGTCCCCCTGGCAGCCTGGCCATGGTGCCCTGGGGGTGACACAGAGGTCCCTGTCCCCCGCTTTGGGCAGGGGGCTCTATGTCCAACATGCTGGCCATGAACGTGGCGCGATTCCGGCGCTTCCCAGAGAGCCGGAGCAGAGGGAACTGGGACCTGCCTCGCCTGGCCCTGTTTGCATCCCAGGAGGTGGGTGCAGGGGGCTtgaggtcaccccaaaaccTGATCCTCAGGGTCATCCCAATTTGGATCCATGAGGTCGTTCCAAACCTTATCCCTGGAGTGACTCCAAATTCAGGTGCCTGGTGTCACACCAAACCTGATCCCTGGGGTCACCCCAAATCTGATCCCTGGGATCCCCACAAAACCTGATCCACGGGGTCACCTAAGGTCATCCCAAAACCTGATCCTGGTGTCACTCCAAAGCTGATCCTGGAGGTTGCCCTAAACCTGATCCATGGGGTCACCCCAAAACGTGGTCGctgaggtcaccccaaaacctggccaaTGGGATCACCCCAAATCTGGTCCCTGGGATCACCCCAAGTCTGGTCCCTGAGGTTACCCAAAATCTGTTTCCTGGGGTCCCCCAATCCTGGTCCTGTTTTCCTGCCCAGAGTCATTATTCCATCCAAAAAGgagctgctttcctgggaattgGCATGGACAATGTTCACCTGGTGCGGACAGACGagaggtgggtgctggggggtcccggggggccCCAGGTCGGGGGGTCGctctgtgtccccatccctgtcccttcctctcAGGGGGAAGATGATCCCggaagagctggagaaggagatCCAGAGGGTGAAAGCTGAGGTGGGGGGAGGCTGcactccccgtgtccccagagctccccaaaCTCCCCAATGcctccccagtatccccagtggcCTTCCCAGTGTTTCCAAAGCTCCCCCAAAGTCCACGTGTCCCCCTCTGAGTCCCCAAAgcctccccagtgtccccaaagcCCTTCCCATGTTCCCAAaacccccatgtccccccatgtccccagtgtctCCCCAAATATCCCaatccccccagtgtccccccaaaaaactccaacctCCTCCAGTGCCCCCCCAATGTCCCTTCAATGTCCCTCCAATGCACCCAATGTCCCCTGTCTTCCCCAGGCCTCCTGTCCCCCCTCAAAGTCCCCTGTCTACCCCAAAGTCCTCTGAACCCTGTTTCCCGCACCCCCAATGTCCCCCTGTATCCTCCACCCCCCCCAACCTACCTCCTGAGCCTCCTCAAAGTCCCCTCAAATGCCCCCCAGGGCTCGGAACCCCTTCTTCGTCTGTGCCACCGTCCTGGCCACGTTtgaccccctgtgcccccctgtCCCCTatctcccaaatcccccccaagcCTTCCTAGATCCCCCTAAAACCTCCAGATATCctccaaatcccccaaaaagcTTGCCCAAATGCTCCCCCAGGACTTGGAGCCCCTTCTTTGTCTGTGCCACCATTCTGGGCACTTTTGAccctctgtgtccccctgtcccgtatcccccaaatccccctcaaGCCTCTCCAGGTCCCCCCCAAGCCCCCTCAGGCCCTCTGCAAATCCCACTCAAACCCCCACAGATtcccccccaacccctcccaaAGCTCCCCCAAATGCCCCGCCCAGGGCACGGAGCCCCTTCTTTGTCTGTGCCCCCATCCTGGCCACCTTCAACTCCCTGTGGGCCCCCTGCCCTCTACCTCCTTCCATGCCCCCTGCACCCCCAACCCCTTCCAGACCCCTCCCTAATGCCCCCAGGGCTCAGAGCCCCTCTTCGTGTGTGCCACAAGTGGCACCACCGTCCTGGGTGCCTTCGACCCGCTGGATGCCATCGCTGACGTCTGTGCCCGCCATGGGCTGTGGCTGCATGTGGACGTGAGTTTGGGGGGTCCCCGGTTTTGGGGGGCCCGGGGGTCCCCCGCGGGTGCTGATCCCCCTTTCCCCGCAGGCAGCCTGGGGGGGCAGCGCCCTCCTCTCCCCCCAGCTCCGTCACCTCCTTGCTGGCATCCACAGGTgtgtccctccccctgcccccagcagactcccacccctccccctccacgtttttggggttccccttttccccacagGGCCCCCCAAATCCCGCTGTTCCCCCTGCTAGAGCCGACTCGGTGACCTGGAACCCCCACAAGCTGTTGATGGTGGGGTTGCAGTGCTCGGCGTTCCTGCTCCGTGACAGCTCCGTAGGTGCCCCCCATCCTGAATTCCTGCCCCTGGGATGCCTTCCCGGGCCCCCTCATTAATTTTGGGGTGCTCCCCGCTCCTCCCAGGGGCTTCTGCAGCGCTGCCACGGTGTGGGGGCCTCGTACCTGTTCCAGCGGGACAAGTTCTACGACGTGTCCCTGGACACAGGGGACAAGAGCCCCCAGTGCGGCCGCCGCGCCGACGGCCTCAAGCTCTGGATCCTCTGGAAAGCTGTGGGGTCCCGGGGGCTGGGACGGCGTGTGGAGCGGGCGTTCGCTGCCACTCGGTGAGCCCCGGGATCAGGGGGACCCCCCACCCTCCCAAACTGGGCTTCACACCTTTGTTCCCCGCCAGGTatctgctggagcaggtgaagaggagggagggattCCAGCTGGTGATGGAGGTAGGGATGATGCTGGAATGTGGGATGGGGGAATGTGGACACTTAAAAATCCTGGAGGCTGGAATGGCACAGGTTTAAATCATTCTGGAGGTTTAACTTCCGGGGGATTAATCCCAAAGATTTGAATCCCCGAATTTAAATTCCAGAGTTTTCAATCCCAGAGGCTGAAATCTCAGAGGTTTAAATTGTCCCAGAAGTTTAAATCTTGGAGGTTTAAAACCTTGAGGACTAATCCCAGAGGTTTAAATCCCAGAGATTGAAATCCTGGAGAgtggaattccagaggtttaAATCATCCCAGGGGTTGAAATCCCAGAGGTTTAAATCCTGGAGGTTTAAATCATTCTCCAGACGTTTGAATCCCTGAGGATTAATCCCAGAGGTTGAAACCCTGGAGATTTAAATCCTGGAATTTAATTCCCAGATATTTAAATAATCCTGGAGTTTCAAATCATCCTGGAAGTTTCTATTTTGGAGGTTGAAATCCTGGAGGATTAAATCCTGCAGGTTCCAATCCCAGACAATTAAATACACAAGACTGAATTCCTGGTGGTCTGAATCCCTGTCAGATTCTGGGAATTGGGTGAATGGCCATGATCTCCTTCTTCCTGGCCATGATCTTCCTCTTCCCGCAGCCGGAATTCCTCAACCTCTGCTTCTGGTTCATCCCGCCCAGCCTGCGGGGCCAGGAGAGCTCCCCGGAAttctgggacaaactgggaaaGGTGAGCCCAGAATTCCAaattctcccccccccccccccctccccccaaatcccaaataaatcacctgaaaataaaaacaaaatcctcCCAAAATGGTGTTTCCCCCCAGGTGGCCCCAGCCATTAAGGAAAAGATGATCCGGAGGGGCTCCATGATGGTGGGATACCAACCCCAAGGATCCCGGGTCAACTTCTTCCGGCAGATTGTCACCAATCCTGCTGTCACCCGCCAGGACCTGGACTTCTTCCTGGATGAGATCCAGGAactgggatgggatctgtgagCACTCCCAAAAACCCCTGTGAAAGACCCCGAAACCTGCacctgaggaagaggagcagagtCTTGATTTCCTCCCCACATCCCAAAATTCCACACTTAGGGaataaaacagcatttaatGGCCCTGATCTGATAATAACTTGATATAATCCCACCCCCCAAAATGGGGTTTAGGGGTGTAGGAGGTCCCTCAATTCCCCTGGGACCTCCAGAGGAGGTTGTGGATTCTGGGATCAGGATGTAGTGGCCTTGTGACTCTCCTGACATTTCCATCACTTCTCGAAGCTCCAGAGGTCGGAATTCGGATGGAAGGGGATTTGTGAGCACCCGAAAAACTCTAGGGAGGGTACCCCAAAACCtgcccctccccatccctgaggAAGTGGAGCAGAGCCTAGGCTTCCTTCTGGAATCTTTGAATCAGGAATAAAGATGGGAATTCTCAGCACTTGATCCCAAAATTCCACACTCATGGaatgaaaacagcatttaatGGTCCCAATTTCATATTAATTTGATATTGCATCCCCCTTTCCCCCTGaaatggggtttgggggtccctcAATCCCCCTGGAGGCTCTGGAGGAAGTCGAGGATTCCAGGGTCGAGCCGGGCGGGCTCGAGGCAGGATCGGAGCTTGGACGCTGTGGCCTCGTGTCGCTCCCGCCGCCACCACTCCCGCAGCATCTCGAAATTCCACAGGATGGGACTGCCAGGATTTTCCTCCTGGATCTGCTCCAGCCGGCTCCGCTCCAGCCCTAGATGCAGGATTCCCACTTCCTGCCACTCTTTTCCCAATCTTTGGGCGACTTGCATCAAATCCCTCTCCGTCAAGCGCCGGGGTttcacaggtggatctggaaTCCCGCCAGGACGACATCCCGAAATGGGGTCCCCCCTCACCTCGGGGGTGTCCCCGTTGCGTTCCCAGGGAGTTTCTTCTGGGATTTGCTCTTCCAGGGGCAGCTGGAAGCGCTGGATGAGGTCGAGGCGGCCGAGCTGCCGCAGGATCCCGGCGGTCACGCGCAGGGAATTCCCCGGGAAGCGCTGGAGGAGGATCCGGCACAACTCGGGGCGCGATGCCGGGAGCAGAAGCCCGGCAGGAACTCGCCCTTCCAGCAGGAACTTCAGGCTCTGGAATTGCTCCTCCGGGAGTGCCTGGTGCACCTCCAGCAGCGTCGCCCGCTCGTCCCTCGCCATCGGGACAGAAAATCCCGCAGGGAAAAGGGGTCAATCCTGGGACACAAAGGTTGGGAGGGGTCACCACGCAACCCaaaaactggggggaaaagggagccACTCCTCGGCccgaaaaaattcggggtggggGTGAAAAGAGATCACCCTGTGCTCCACAAATTGGGGGTAGAGGGGTCATCggccatcccagtgcccccagcctgccccggggctgagccctcccagtgtccccctggAGCAccccaccctgccctgggccTGAGACACCCGAGTGTcgccccagtgtccccccatcCTTCCCTGGGCCTGGGACCCCCAATGTCACTCCAGTACCCCTTCTCCGTCCTGGCTCCGCCCGATGTCCCCGCCGTGTGGCCAGTGCCCTTTGTTCCGGGTCCCCGCCATCTCGCCGTGCCCGCGGTGCCCCCCCCTAGCCCGGAtcccccccgctgtccccccaaAGCCCCGTTtgtccccgccccgccccgctccgctctCACCGCGCTGCGCTCCCACCGCGGCGGTTCCGCGTCGGGCGTCGGGCGCGGGCTCCGGGCGGGGGCGTGGCCTCCGCTCCCGCCAAGCGGGCACCATGGCAACGGGGGCGGGGCTCGGTGTGAGGGGACCGGGCAGGGCTCGGTGTGAGGGGACGGGGGGGGCTCGGTGTGAGCGGGCCGGGGGGGGCTCGGTGTGAGGGAACGGGGGGGGCTCGGTGTGAGCGGACCGGGCGGGGCTCGGTGTGAGCGGAGCGGGGGGGGCTCGGTATGAACGGACCGGGCGGGGCTCGGTGTGAGCGGACCGGGGGGGGCTCGGTGTGAGCGGGCCGGGGGGGGCTCGGTGTGAGGGGACGGGGGGGTGCTCGGTGTGAGGGGACGGGGGGGGTTCGGTGTGAGGGGAGCGGGCAGGGCTCGGTGTGAGCGGACCGGGGCGGGCTCGGTGTGAGCGGGCCGGGCAGAGTTCGGTGTGAGGGGACGGGGGGGGCTCGGTGTGAGCGGACCGGGCGGGGCTCGGTGTGAGCGGAGCGGGGGGGGCTCGGTATGAACGGACCGGGCGGGGCTCGGTGTGAGCGGACCGGGGGGGGCTCGGTGTGAGCGGACCGGGGGGGCCGCGGCTGCACTGAGGGGCGCGGCCTGGGGCCGCctgcagcggggccgggggcggttCGGGGGTGCGGGGACTGAGTCCAAGTGCCCCAAgtccccccagcagcccccaacAATCCTCGATCCCCCCCAGTCCTTCCGTCACTTCCAATACCCCCAATGCCCCCAATCTCGCAGTCTCCCCAGTAACCCCAATCCCCCCCatcagccccaaatcccctggTACCTCCAgtccccccagccctcccagtcCTCCCAGTATTCTCCAGTCTCTGCATTCCCCCAGTTTCCCTCAGTAACCCCTAGTCCCTGCAATCCCTCAGTCCCTCCAGTATCCCCCCGCACGCCCCAGtcctccagcatctcccagtACCCCCCAGACCCACTAGTATCCTCCAACTCCTCAGTAACCCCAGTAttccccagtccccccagtaaCCCTGAGTTCCCCCAGTCCCCACAAAATCCCCCAATTCCCCATTCTCTCCATTACCCCTGGCACCCCAGTATCCCCCAAtctcccagtccccccagtaaCCCCTTATCCCCCAGTCTCCGCAGTCACCCCCGTATCCCCCAATCCCCCCAGTCCTTCAGTGGCCCCCATATCCCCGTGCACCCCCCAACCTCCCCAGCATCCCCGAACCACAACCCTCCCGAAGTGCCCCCCCAGAGTCCCCCAAACCAGACTGACCTGGCCACCCCTCCCCCGACTCCCCCAAGTCCATCCCACCGCCGATGGTGGGAAGGTCCTTATTGTTCCTCCCTCGTTTTTTCTGGGGTGGGCTCCCTCCCGGGGGCGGGTTTGGGGGGGTCGCCCTGGGCGGACTGGGGGGAGTCGGAGGCCTCCCCCCATCACACTGCGGCACTGGCGGCCCCGCGAGAGCCCTTCCCGCCGCCCGCCCTCGTCCGACACCCCGGAGCCCCTCCCGAGCTCCCCAAGAGCGGTGAGTGACCACCGGGGACCCCCGGCCCAACTGAGCGAGAGCGAGCCCCCCTCGTTCCCCCcgctccttttctttttccgcTTCCCCTTCCCGGAGCCCCCCGCCATGGCTGCGGTGCGGGGGGAGGGGCGAGGGGGAGccacccccttcccccccaaatTCAGGGGGTCCCTCCATGGATGGGGAGGCACCGGGGAATgggaggggctgtggggtgggccGAGGGTGGTGACGCcatgtcactgtgtgtgtgtccccccagcATCAGGAGAGGCACGGAGGGGGTGGGGGCAGGCGGGATCCCTCCCTCGGGGGCGGCAGCGACCCCCCCTTGGAGTGTCCTCGGGCCCCCCCtgttctctcccttccccctccctcccccccggCAGGGTCCCTCCATCTGGGTGACGGCGGCAATGGACGCGGGGAGGGTGTCGGCCCCCCGAGACCCTTCTGACCCCTCACATCCCCGGGACTCCCCGCTGCCCGAGGGTCCCCCCACAGGTGAGaccaccccccctcccccaaaagaGGCCTCTGGCCACGGTAAGAGGTTCTGAGGGGGCCCCCTGGAATCGCAGAGGAGGGGTGGGTGCTTTTTTGGGGGTCCCCTGGGGACCTGCGATGCGGGGGGGAAACCTGCGCCCGTGGTACAGGGAGAGCTCAAACCTGAGGGAGGGACCCCGGTCCCGGGAGTCCCAGGGATGTGGGGGGATTGGGGTCCCATGGTGTGGAGGGACTCTGATCCCGGACTGTGGAAGTGACCCCATCTCAGGGTAAGGGAGTCCTGGGAATGTCGGGGTACCTGTACACAGGGGGTACCCAGAGATGTGAGAGTGTCCTGTTCCCATTGTGTGGGGTACCCCAATTCCAATGTATTCGCATTTCCCATGCCCCAGGATATGGGGGTGTCACATTGCTGTGGCATGGGGGTGCACCAATTCCAGGGTCTGGGGGTGCCCCAGGGATGTGGAGGTGTCCCAGTCCCATGGAATGGGGTACCCTGATCTTGGAGTATGGGGATGCCCCAATCTCAGGATATGGGAGTCCCAGGAATGTGGGGTTGTCCTATTCCCATGGTGTGGGGTACCCTGTTGCCAGGGTATGGGGGTGTCCCAATTCCAGGGTAAGATGGTGCCCTGATCCCACAACTCAGGGGTACCCCAGTCCTGGAGTGCAGTGATGTCCCATTCCCATGGAATGGGGTACATTGATCCCAGGATACGGGGGTGCCCTGATCCCAGGATATGGTGGCACCACAGTCCCAGAGTTCAGGGTCAGTATCACCTGATTTGGGGCTGCAGGGTTGTTCTAATCTCATGGCATGGGAGTGCCCCAATATTTGGGTGCAGGGTTGTCCCAGCCCCATGGCACGGGGATGTCCAAGTTTGGGGGTGCAGTGATGTCCCCATCTCATGGCATGGGAGTGCTCCAATACTGGGGTGCAGGAATGTCCCAATCCCATGGAATGGGAATGCCCTGATTTTGGGGTGTAAGAATGTCCCAATCTCACATGATGAGGATGTCCCAATACTGGGGTGCAGGGTTGTCCCAAACCCATGGCATGAGGGTGTCCTGATTTTGAGGTGCAGGGGGGTTTCTAGGTACCCCAGCTCCACCCCTGGTTTCCAGAGGGAATTTGGGGTCACCCCTGGGTGGTGCCACCCCCATGTCTGTCCCAGACCCTGGCCCCCTTGCACCCTGATTCCAGACCCTTGTCtgggtgggaatgggagggctggggggaaCTGAACTCTGGCTTTGGAATAGGATAGGGATGGGGGtaggaaaggggagggagaggcaacaggggtggggaaaggggaaaagggatggagaaggtggaaaagggtttgggatggggaagaagggatggggaagggggagaaggaaTGGAAAAGGCTCAGAGGGggtgaagaaaggaaagaggggaTGGTGCAGATAAGGATGGGATaaggaaggggaagagaggatgggaaaaggggaagaggggctggagaaggTGGAAAAGAGGATGGAGAAAAGACAGTGGGGATAGAGAAGGTACAAATGGGATGGAGAATGtggaaaaggaatggaaaaggggaagagaggATGGAGAATGGGCAAAAGGATGAGGGTACCAGTGGGACCAGGATGGGACAGAGGGCCCGGAGCAGGTGCCAGTTGGACAGGGCAGGTGTCATTGGGATGGGGCAGGTAAGGGACAGAGGAACTGGGGGAGGTGTGGATGGGATGGGGCACGTACAcatgggatggggagagggattGGAGCAGGTGCTGATGGGACGGGGCTGGCGCCAAAGGGCCCCAGGCCCCTTCCCTACCCCGCCAGTGCCCACCCCTGtctcccacagcccatcccGGCCAGGCCCGGCCACGCCGGAAGCCCTTCAGGCCCCCCGTGGGGGGACCGAGCCccctgaaggagctgctggggccgCAGGGGGCTGGGGTGCGCCCCACAATCTGCGGGGAGtgcgggaagggcttcagccGGAGCTCGGACCTGGCGCGGCACCGCATCACCCACACCGGGGAGCGCCCCTTCACCTGCAGTGCctgcgggaagggcttcagccAGAATTCCAACCTGGCCACACaccagcgcatccacaccggggagaagcCCTTCGGCTGCCGGGACTGCGGGAAGCGCTTCGGGGAGGGCTCGGCGCTGGTACAGCACCGGCGGACGCACACCGGGGAGCGGCCGTACCGGTGCGGGGAatgcgggaagagcttcagcgTCAGCTCCAACCTGCGGCGGCACCGCCGTACCCACGGCCGAGAGCGGCCCCACCTCTGCCCCGAGTGCGGGGACACTTTCTGGAACCCCGGCCAGCTCCGGAGGCACCGCAGGGAGCACGTGGTGTGAAGCGGGGTgggcatggggacagggacacctggaTGGGGATCTGCACACCTGGAGGGGGGTGGGACACCGTGATGGGGACaccaggatggggatggggaggatgggatggggatggagacaGGGACACCAT
It encodes:
- the LOC125337960 gene encoding zinc finger protein 853-like, whose amino-acid sequence is MDAGRVSAPRDPSDPSHPRDSPLPEGPPTAHPGQARPRRKPFRPPVGGPSPLKELLGPQGAGVRPTICGECGKGFSRSSDLARHRITHTGERPFTCSACGKGFSQNSNLATHQRIHTGEKPFGCRDCGKRFGEGSALVQHRRTHTGERPYRCGECGKSFSVSSNLRRHRRTHGRERPHLCPECGDTFWNPGQLRRHRREHVV